The genome window aaatacgGGAGGAGAGAACTAAATACGCCACTccgagctccctggaggaagggagggataaaaatgagAAAGAAGAGTGAACCGTGCCAGCTCCCCCTGCCCATAAGCCACTCCTCCATCCTCTGGGGCGTTCAAAACCTTTGCTGCAGCTTCTTACTGTGTGGTTAGCACCACAGGCCACGTCCCTCACAACCACGTTTGGGACAGGAAGGATCTGGCCGTCTTTCGTCTTTTCTATGAAGATGGCCACACGGCGGGGAACCAGCTCACAGTCGTACTCTATCCTCTGTGCTCGGGCAATGAACTTTCCGTCCGAGTTGTGCCCTGGGGACAAAGAGAGGTCAGAGCGAAGAGAGGAGGTTGATGGACACCAgcaaaggggagggagaaaagagaaaCTTGGCAGAGGGTTAAACAACTCTGCGTGGTGTGGAAAAGTGCTTGATAATGGCTGCTAGTTTAGCTGGCTTTAACACAGGAATCAACACATTTTAGGAGGAAGAGGCCCACTGGAactcctccccccagcccccttCAGAAGGAACAACACTCTGGACTGGATGGACAGGTGTTCTGATCCAACTGGGCTATTATGTTCTTAAGTCCTAGAGGCAGCCACTGTCTGCTGGGAGAAAGATTAGACAAAGTCAAAGAAAGAAGAATTTGGGGCGGATGAGCCACTTACCCAGCTGTCCATATTCAGGGCACCCAAAGGAATAGAGGTTCCCCTTGCAGTCCACTACCATGCTGAATTCAGCACCGCATGCTAGTTTGGTGATTGGCTGCCCATTGTACATGATCtaagaaggggggagtttttaaaaagtgttaatgGTTAAAACTTCCAAAGATCGTATTGGAGGAATTGCTGCACCTCCTCTCTCTTTTCAAGGACCACACAACTATCATTGCGCCAGGTATGTTAATACCTCAGTTATGTGCAGATTCAgttgctgtgagttttgcacacaGAGAAATGTACACAGAGCACCTCACAACTGCCACACACAGAACAGCACAAGAGGTgagatatttatttttttttaataagatgcACCATTCATTTGCTGTTCTACAGCAATCCAGGTTTTTGAGATCTTTGGAAGAAAGGTGAAGACAGAAACAGGGGATTCAGTTCTGACAGCTGACCTGAAATACACTGGACACCTGCAGATCATGCCTCTATTTCGAGTTCATTATTGTTTTCCCTTGTTcataaagagagaggaaaggtaCGGAGCCAACCTGTGTGGGACTGGGGACGGCATCCGTCTGATTGCCAAGGCCCAGTTGCCCCATCTTGTTCTCTCCAAAGGCAAATACAGAACCATTCTCTGGAATGCAGAAGCAGAAGAGGCAGCGTGAGCACACCCACCACCCCCTTttacagactcccccccccatccagttTTTGGTTCTGGGGTCCAAAGTTCCCTGGGGTGTCCTTAGCATACTGCCCTGCTTGATTCTGGGCTgtgtctctctcttcccccaccctctctctttctctcgagTCCAACCCTCTCTGAGCCTCTTCCCCACAGGCTTCTGCCTCCTCTTGCAGCCATCCTCCCCCCAGGCCCTTCATTTGCCATCCACACTCCCCCCGCCACCCCGGGCTTCTATTCTCTAATTGATCAACCCCTCTCTCTTCTTTCTGCCAACAGCACACACTTGCTCCTATTCTGAGGCTCTGCGTAAGGCCGTCTCCTGTCCAACTGGAATTTTCCTTTCCTCTCACAAAGGTGCTGCTCCCACCTCCAACACTGTAATGCCTTCCGTCCCCCTCTGAACAGTTTGAATGCCTGAGAACATGCTACACTTTCACAGTAGCCTGGCAAATGGTGATGTGCACTCACTGAAAACCTCCTGTACCTGTCAAGGCTAGTGTGTGGTTTCGGCCACAAGCTGCCAAGACCACGGTTTCATTGCTCAGTGCTTCGATGGACTTGGGGGCATCTACACGCTTGGTATCTCCATGGCCCAGCTGCCCTTTGTCGTTGCGCCCTAGAGAGTCACACAAAAATACCATGTCATCAAAATCAGACATGCACAAGACACACACGCATCCTCCCTTTTTTAGAAACACAAGACTTCTGGACAGTCTGTAGAAAGCCAGTCAAGCAGCTCCAGTTTTCTTAAGTTTTCTGCTAACTGGAGGGATTCTTTGCATTCCTCTCACTCTCACGAGGGGCCAGGCAACGGTCTTTACCAGCCTTGCTACCCAACATCCTCTCATTTGGAGATGCTGGGGTTTGAACAAGGTGTGTGTGTATGACTTGTGTTCTCCCAGTACAAGCTCTCTATAAAAGATAAGCACACACAGAGAGGCTCGATACAGAGTAAAACCGTTAgtccactttggtgtagtggttaagagtgagggactctctagagagccaggcttgattccccactcctccacttgaagccagctaggtgaccttgggctagtctcagctctctggagctctctcagccccacccacctcacagggtgattgttgtggggataataatgacatattttgtaaactgctctgagtgggtgttaagttgtcctgaagagcggtttataaatcggatgttgttgttgttattatagtccactgagtCAGCTATTGCCTGTTCTGCcagtagcagctctccaaggtcttcgCCCAGCCTGGCTGCTCAAGATCCTTTTCCATGAAACGCCAGGGATGAGACCTGGGAGCTTCTCCGTGCACAGCAGGTACTCCTCCCCAATGGCCAGAAAGCTGCTGCCCTATCCTGAATCACAGCTCTTGATAGTCCAGTACAGTCTACGCTGACTGGTAATGCTCACCAGTTCTAGGCACGATTCTTTCCCATTCTTTCCTATTGGAGGTGCCACAGATTGGCCCTGGGAGCTCCTGCATGCCAAGCGTGCACCGCCACACAGTTGTAAGCCCTTCTTCCCAAACAACCATCATGCCCAGAGGTGGCTTCTGCTACACTTGGTaggtaggtttaattgtatatggccaaaggccgtcacaatacaaagttaaaaacagtaaaaatagaaatctatcttaaagcataaaatacagttattaaaataaaaataaaatacaattaaaatgggaccttaataaataccagatagttatgagcaaagttaggtttctgaggaaacaatcttggccctaatcttttttgcagctaaggcaaacagggatactctgctagtgacaaatgaatcagtatcagatgaCAAAAAAAcgaatttgtcaatatcagaggtaaagttacgccccactaacaagttagcaagaaatttagctttAACCTCTGCATACgtgggacaaaataaggtgtaacGTAGAAGATCCtgaggaactgaggcaccgcataggcagagacggagagccattggggtttgatggtgatcttcctgtaagtaaagctgccGGCACtgtttgaaagcgcagggaggtaaatAAAGGCTTCTGCTACTCACCCCAGCTCCAGAGCTTCCCCTCAGTGGAGATGAGGAGACTGTGAGCAGCGCATGGCCCTGAAGCCACCGTCCGGACTTGGATCCCTGAGAGACACCCATACCTGTGGGGCCCCAGTAAGTTCTGGCCCAGATTACGGTAAGCAGCTGCAATACGAGAAGAGTAACAACGGTATGAAAGCACAAGAACCAGAAGAGACAGGCCAAGCCCGATTAGGCAGACGGAGCGATTTCTGTCAAGAACAGCATCTGACAAGTCTGTCAACCAGCTCAACTGACAGCCCAGTCCCAAGTTCCGTGTTTCCtaatgatgagagagagagacaacacTGCAAGCGGATGAGGACTAGGGAGGTGACTAGGGGCGGGACAGGGGGGAGAAACAATGGTGGCCGGAAGGGGTGACAGAAGCTTGATCAGCCTGTTGCACCCCACCGTTTGAACATACAAGGTCCATctaggtcagtattgcctgctctggCTAGCAGCCGCTCCATCGAGGATCTTAAACAGACGCACATCTTTCCCAACAGCCCCTGCCAGgtattgagcctgggaccttccgcaGGCAGAACAGGCGCCTCGGCCGCTCAGCGAGCCCCCTGCCCCATTCTTATCTAAGCCTCAGCTGATCCTCCATCTGCAAAATGGGAATCCAGGTGAGCTCGCTTCAAGAACTATCACAGTATTTTGCTGGAGTATGAAAGCCAATGACCCAGAGGCTCCAAAATATCTGGCTTCTCTGCTCTGTTACCCTCCAAACCTTCCAGCTGCTCTTCCAGCAAGAGGCTGAGTGGCCTTCTGCCAAGGCAGGCTGTGGGGCCATGTAGCTCAGCAGTGTCATCCtccgactggcagcagctcaccaAGACCTCCAGCCAGAGACAGGCAACTTTGGGCCCAAGAACCACAGCGAAATACGCAACTTCCATCGCTGAGGAAGCCGACACATTGGCAAAACAAAGGCAGGCAGGGACAGGCTGGAAGCAAGCTGAGCCACCGCCGACACCCAGCCAGTGCCGGAGAAGCCCCCCTTGGTCCAAATTTGGCCTCTGTGCAGGGCCAAGAGATGAGAAGGGACCGGGGCTGTCACTTTCTTCCCATTCCGTTGCCGGTGCACGAGAGGCTCATCATGGCTTGCTGGCTGGAGAACCAGTCCAGAATGCCACGTAAAATGGTCCAGCGTGCTGCTGTTCAACTACCATTCTCAGGTGTTTACGACCCAGTTTCCCAAGCTCCTGTAACTGGCAATGCCGGGGATGGACCCCAAAATATTCTACGGGCATAGCatgtgctttgccactgagcaatgccccccccccccgtgccttcTGCTGCCCTCTCTCTTGTTTCACTGAAGATCAGAAGTTGCACTCAGATGTCTTTTGACCAATTATCAAACAAAGAGCACAGTCTAAGCTGGGAAACAGATGTCAGAACTGTGATAGAAGAATCAGCGTGATGGCAATGCTGGCTGTGGGAACCCCCTTCCTGCATTCTGATCTCATCTAGTCACGAGCCTTGATCTTCTTCAAGGAGGTGGTTCAAACCTCCATTTCTGATAGTCAAATAAAACCCCTACACAAAATACTTGTGATCTCTTGACATCTGCAGTACTCTCCACAAACTTCTCAATTTTCTAAACTTGATTACAATTTATGACGGTAAGAGATGAAAGAATTAAGGAAAAGAATTAGGGCCAGTACAAATTAAATGTAAGTGCCCGCATCACACAGATCTACAGGCCCTGGATCATGATGGGTTGTGCCTCAAACAGCATTTAGCCAACTTAAAACATCTCATTTCTCAGCAAGGAGGTCTGCCTGTGCTAAACCACTTCTGACGGCAGATTTGGGCCCAGATGGCTGACTGCTCCTTCCCAAAAGGCCCTCCCCAAATAAAACTAACAAGTCAGGAAGAAAGCTAGTCTAGAACCCATGTCCCTGACttactagttttctatgtgcaaaaAATTTGCTCTATGGAGGAACATTCAGTCTTATCAGTCCTACTTGCAGACTAAATAGATGCAAACGTAGGGTTATCTGCTTTGCACCTCACTCTGGAAGTTAACGAGGTTCAGTTGGCAGCTGAGGTTACATAACCATGAGACAAAACAGTAGCAACTCCTGCTTTGCTAGGAAAACCCAAGTCCCGGCCTTCACCCAAGGATAAGTTGAGCAATAAGCTAATTTAACTTGAAGGTGGCTGTGTTGGGAGACAAGAACTGCCACACTGTTTAAACTGGCTCAAATATTTTTGCAGATGCTTCAGTGCACCCTCTGTTCGCGCATCCTCCTCTGCCTATATTGGTTCACATCGTAACCTGAGTCATAAATGAATACCTCATTTCTTAAGATAACTAGTAATGACTTGTAAAACAAAacccataataaaaaaaatacaaaaacaaaacacaacggTCAAGCATTGGAAACACTTAAAAGAGCTACTGAGCCCTACAAATGCCTGCTGGACATACCTACTTATAAAAGGTGCTAAAGACACCTGCCTTCCTCTTCCTGACTGCCCAGGTCATTTAATCTGAAAAATAATCTGTGCTGCTGTAAACCTACCTTGCTGCTTGGGGACTTCTTTGCGGCCAATCAGGTCCCAGTTAGTTGCTCCAAATATCAGAAGCTGCCCTTTGAACTTGGACCCTTCAAGTTTCTgggtgagagagtgagtgagagagagagagagaaggcaggtaTGAGTGTGCACGCTGGCTCTAGCCGTGTTTCTATTCCAGAATCAGGAACTGGATTAGAAGCACTGGACATCGCCCCGCCATAAGCCTGGCTGGGAGCCCCTACACCAGCCCTTCCAGATCAGGCCAATCTGCGCCTTGCACACTCTGATCTGGACAGAGACCCGAAGCCCGAGTCACCCTGGGCTAGAACTCTGGGTTCAGCGTCTTCAAGCCTTTTCCACTGTAAATACCAGCAATGTGGCAGCCCAATTCTGAGTGGGAACACAGTGCGCGTGGAGTGGCTGGCCCTTTCCCTGACCTGCCACAACCCCACAGACCGGCAATCGGCCGGTTGCGATAAACATTCAGCTCTATGAATGTTGAATTTTTTTGCCCAGCAACACAAACCACAGCTCTGGGGGCCCATTTCAGATCAAGGAAAACAAGGTCCCCCGCTCATGACCTGACTGATATttataacaacaaaaaaatgCTCAGGCACTCTGGACATGAGGAAATGCCCCCAAATCTCATTGTTAGAACTAGAATTTAACTAGTCAGTGAAGCAAGCTGTGTAATTCTCATCCTAGAtatcaagacccccccccccagttgctcAAGGGCAGCCTCTCAGTTTCCTCAGTCCTGTTTTACTTCACCAACAAATGGCACGTTGTATCCTGCCAGCAAAGGTGTCCAGCAAAGATACACAGGAACAAGGCCAGCGTCATGAAGAAAAACCAAACAGACTTTGGCTGCAGGGTCTGATTAGCTGGACTCCCTTGTGCAACAGAGGGGCTGGGGGGCTACAGGGAAGGACGAAAACTGGAGGGGAGCAAAAGTGACACACCCCGGCTGGGCCTTCATTTCCCTCTGCTGGCAAAAGGAAGGGGCCCACACCAGCAGCGTTTTAAATGCtctcagctcccctcccctcttcacttTAGGAGGGAACTACAGCAGCATCCACAGACTCATGTCTACCGCAACTGCCCGCCCTTAATCGCCTCCCTTTGATTGAGGGTTGGGATCCGTGCATGCCGGTGGAGGTCCCAAATCCTACAAGGGCATCCTTTTCTTCTGCAACCTCCTCTGCTAGGTTTTGTGGGTTTCACTTCAGCAGCCTATTCttgcccctccctctctccccagtACCCTGGatcacaaaagggggggggagcacgtGTGTGAGGATGAACCGCCTACTCTTCCCTTAGGCCAAGCTGTCCCTCAGCCAGGCCTTAGTAGTCCTGGTAatctcaggtgggtagccatgttggtctgcagtcaaagagcaagatccgggccCAATAGCACCATAAGGACCCACtagatgggagctctgactctcaaaagctcgtatcttggaaatctagttggtcttcgaGGTGCTGCTGGgccctggatcttgctcttctaatccTGGCAAAGAGG of Eublepharis macularius isolate TG4126 chromosome 17, MPM_Emac_v1.0, whole genome shotgun sequence contains these proteins:
- the RCC2 gene encoding protein RCC2 isoform X2 encodes the protein MPRRKAAAAAGPGRAWDGPGGAARKRPASASAAAGSSRKKERNGGGEEQDGGAAPRKAGRAGAGGRAEPPPPQQQQHPPPTALVVSEPEHSKERIKLEGSKFKGQLLIFGATNWDLIGRKEVPKQQAAYRNLGQNLLGPHRYGCLSGIQVRTVASGPCAAHSLLISTEGKLWSWGRNDKGQLGHGDTKRVDAPKSIEALSNETVVLAACGRNHTLALTENGSVFAFGENKMGQLGLGNQTDAVPSPTQIMYNGQPITKLACGAEFSMVVDCKGNLYSFGCPEYGQLGHNSDGKFIARAQRIEYDCELVPRRVAIFIEKTKDGQILPVPNVVVRDVACGANHTLILDSQKRVFSWGFGGYGRLGHAEQRDEMVPRLVKLFDFPGRGAAQIYAGYTCSFAVSETGLWRPQAKVLNCSSRSEDLGWDLHRAGDHGLCPLPGNSP